From one Bacillus sp. FJAT-42376 genomic stretch:
- the priA gene encoding primosomal protein N', whose translation MKIARVVVDVPAMQTDRPFDYLIPEKWEHVIVPGLRVIVPFGPRKVQGFVIDVASASDVSKLKELAGLFDLTPALTDELIELGKWLTEKTLCFRISAFQAMLPAAMKAKYEKRICLTGAEENLPEELRILFEKTQSISWNEAEQHNLFAALQKEIKKGTLEVVYQVSQKGKQKKVRYLSPAKSVEELTSLAENMPPQAAKQKALLDFFIASERTEFTSSELKEASGAADSSIKALVQKGVLAEKWSEVYRDPFEHRTFKATENMPLTSEQETAIKPILSAIEENRHEVFMMYGVTGSGKTEVYLQAIDRVMREGKEAIVLVPEISLTPQMVDRFKGRFGSKVAVLHSGLSTGEKYDEWRKIQRKEVQLAVGARSAIFAPFENLGIIVIDEEHESSYKQEENPRYHARDVAIKRAESYGCPVVLGSATPSLESFARASKGVYTLLPLKERVNQRPLPEVRVVDMREELRDGNRSMFSSELFDQLRLRLERKEQSVLFLNRRGFSSFVMCRDCGYVIQCPNCDISLTYHRQGHKMKCHYCAYETPMPNKCPECSSEHIRFFGTGTQKVEEELAKVLPEARVIRMDVDTTSRKGAHERLLTQFGEGKADILLGTQMIAKGLDFPQVTLVGVLAADTMLHLPDFRAAEKTFQLLTQVSGRAGRHELTGEVVIQSYTPDHYSIQLAKNHHFDGFYEREMNERKQHAYPPFFFLAVVNVSHPDLLKTSSVMENITQFLVQNLDPRSKVLGPVASPIPRIKNRYRYQCMIKYKRDDQLIPVLKKVMDRYQQEMARNDLAISIDLNPTSLM comes from the coding sequence ATGAAGATTGCACGTGTCGTTGTGGATGTCCCTGCGATGCAGACGGACAGGCCATTTGATTATTTAATTCCTGAAAAGTGGGAACATGTGATTGTACCGGGACTCCGGGTAATTGTCCCATTCGGTCCCCGCAAGGTTCAGGGCTTTGTGATTGATGTTGCCTCTGCTTCCGATGTAAGCAAGCTAAAAGAATTGGCCGGGCTTTTTGATTTGACTCCGGCACTTACGGATGAACTGATTGAGCTCGGAAAATGGCTGACCGAAAAAACGCTTTGCTTCCGGATTTCTGCGTTCCAGGCGATGCTCCCGGCAGCGATGAAAGCGAAATACGAAAAGCGGATCTGTCTGACCGGAGCAGAAGAAAATTTGCCGGAGGAGCTCCGAATCCTATTTGAGAAGACGCAGAGTATTTCGTGGAACGAAGCGGAGCAGCATAATCTGTTTGCTGCCCTTCAAAAGGAGATAAAAAAGGGTACCCTTGAAGTTGTCTATCAGGTTTCCCAAAAAGGGAAGCAAAAAAAAGTGCGGTATTTGTCTCCGGCGAAAAGCGTGGAAGAATTAACAAGCCTGGCGGAAAATATGCCTCCGCAGGCAGCTAAGCAAAAAGCGCTGCTTGATTTCTTTATCGCATCTGAACGAACCGAATTCACATCTTCCGAGCTAAAAGAAGCCTCAGGCGCAGCCGATTCTTCCATTAAAGCACTCGTTCAAAAAGGTGTGCTTGCGGAGAAATGGAGCGAGGTCTACCGGGATCCATTCGAACACCGTACGTTTAAAGCAACGGAAAATATGCCGCTTACCAGTGAACAGGAAACAGCGATTAAGCCGATACTCTCAGCCATAGAAGAGAACAGGCACGAGGTCTTTATGATGTACGGCGTGACCGGCAGCGGGAAAACTGAGGTGTACCTGCAGGCGATCGACCGCGTAATGAGAGAAGGAAAAGAAGCCATTGTTTTAGTGCCTGAAATCTCCTTAACCCCTCAAATGGTAGACCGGTTCAAAGGCCGGTTCGGCTCTAAGGTTGCGGTCCTGCACAGCGGCTTGTCTACAGGAGAGAAATACGACGAGTGGAGGAAAATCCAGCGCAAGGAAGTACAGCTTGCGGTTGGGGCGCGTTCAGCCATTTTCGCTCCTTTTGAGAATCTCGGGATCATCGTCATAGATGAAGAGCATGAATCAAGCTATAAACAGGAAGAAAACCCGCGGTACCATGCCAGGGATGTTGCCATCAAAAGAGCAGAAAGCTATGGGTGTCCGGTGGTTTTAGGAAGTGCCACTCCATCACTTGAATCCTTTGCCAGAGCAAGCAAGGGGGTCTATACCCTTCTGCCTCTAAAAGAACGGGTTAATCAGCGGCCGCTCCCGGAAGTCCGTGTAGTGGATATGCGGGAGGAGCTGCGCGATGGAAACCGGTCGATGTTCTCAAGCGAACTATTCGACCAGCTCCGCCTCCGGCTGGAGCGGAAGGAGCAATCCGTTCTGTTTTTGAACCGGCGCGGCTTTTCATCCTTTGTCATGTGCAGAGACTGCGGGTACGTCATTCAATGCCCGAACTGTGATATCTCGCTGACCTATCATAGGCAGGGGCACAAAATGAAGTGCCATTATTGTGCTTATGAAACTCCGATGCCGAACAAATGCCCGGAATGCAGCAGCGAGCATATCCGGTTTTTCGGCACCGGTACTCAGAAGGTAGAAGAGGAGCTTGCCAAGGTGCTTCCTGAGGCGCGGGTCATCCGAATGGATGTAGATACGACTTCCCGAAAAGGGGCTCATGAGCGCCTGCTTACCCAGTTTGGTGAAGGGAAAGCGGACATTCTGCTCGGAACCCAGATGATTGCCAAAGGTTTGGATTTCCCTCAAGTAACACTTGTAGGAGTCCTGGCTGCAGATACCATGCTGCACCTGCCCGATTTCAGGGCGGCTGAAAAAACCTTTCAGCTGCTGACGCAGGTGAGCGGAAGAGCGGGCCGGCATGAGCTGACGGGTGAAGTGGTTATTCAATCCTATACACCCGACCATTACAGCATTCAGCTAGCCAAAAACCATCACTTTGATGGCTTTTATGAGAGAGAAATGAATGAAAGGAAACAGCATGCCTATCCGCCGTTTTTCTTTCTGGCAGTTGTCAATGTCTCCCATCCTGATTTGCTTAAAACTTCCTCGGTTATGGAGAATATCACACAATTTCTTGTGCAGAATCTTGATCCCCGATCGAAGGTGCTGGGGCCGGTCGCTTCACCCATTCCCCGGATCAAAAATAGATATCGGTATCAATGCATGATAAAATACAAACGGGATGATCAGCTGATCCCTGTGCTGAAAAAAGTAATGGACCGTTATCAGCAGGAAATGGCGAGAAATGACTTGGCCATTTCCATTGATTTAAATCCAACTTCACTTATGTAA
- the def gene encoding peptide deformylase: MAILKITEHPDPILEQPCEKVTVFDRELARLLKDMYETMIAADGVGLAAPQVGIAKRIAVVDIGDDYGKLELVNPKIINSRGEQTGPEGCLSFPGLFGEVKRADYVKVNAFNRKGKPYTIEAEGFLARALQHEIDHLDGTLFTSKVLRYYEEGELEEMEG, translated from the coding sequence ATGGCTATACTGAAAATTACAGAACATCCGGACCCGATCCTTGAACAGCCATGTGAAAAGGTCACGGTTTTCGACAGAGAACTGGCACGTTTATTGAAAGACATGTACGAAACGATGATTGCGGCCGATGGGGTAGGACTGGCTGCGCCTCAGGTCGGAATTGCCAAAAGAATTGCGGTCGTGGATATCGGAGACGATTACGGGAAGCTGGAACTTGTGAACCCGAAAATTATAAACTCCCGGGGGGAACAGACAGGTCCTGAAGGGTGTCTGAGTTTTCCGGGACTGTTCGGTGAAGTGAAGCGGGCCGACTATGTAAAAGTGAATGCTTTTAATAGAAAAGGGAAGCCGTATACGATCGAAGCGGAAGGATTTTTAGCAAGAGCCCTTCAGCATGAAATTGATCATCTTGACGGAACTCTTTTTACGAGTAAAGTCCTTCGCTACTATGAAGAAGGAGAACTTGAGGAAATGGAAGGATGA
- the fmt gene encoding methionyl-tRNA formyltransferase, whose product MTRIVFMGTPDFSVPVLRRLVDEGYNVVGVVTQPDRPKGRKKELTPPPVKTEALKHGIEVLQPEKIRNPKELDKVLALKPDLVVTAAFGQILPNELLEAPKHGCINVHASLLPELRGGAPIHYSIIQGKEKTGITIMYMAEKLDAGDILTQAEVTITEEDNVGTLHDKLSKAGTDLLSETLPLLLEGNLKPVRQDDSKATFASNIKREQELIDWSKTGEEIYNHIRGLNPWPVAFTFLQGQTLKVWRGEKVKSTNPSDPGTVIGVDSDGFVVATGNGTAIKVVELQPSGKKKMSGEDFLRGSQIAPGTKLGE is encoded by the coding sequence ATGACAAGAATCGTATTCATGGGAACGCCGGATTTTTCTGTTCCTGTTTTAAGAAGACTCGTAGATGAAGGCTATAATGTGGTCGGGGTTGTGACGCAGCCGGACCGTCCGAAAGGCCGGAAAAAGGAATTGACCCCGCCGCCTGTAAAAACGGAGGCGCTTAAACATGGAATCGAAGTGCTGCAGCCTGAAAAAATACGCAATCCTAAAGAATTGGATAAAGTCCTTGCTCTTAAACCGGACCTTGTTGTAACGGCAGCTTTCGGACAAATCCTTCCAAACGAATTGCTGGAGGCGCCAAAGCATGGCTGCATCAATGTGCACGCCTCGCTTTTGCCGGAGCTTCGCGGCGGTGCGCCAATTCACTATTCCATCATTCAGGGGAAAGAGAAAACCGGCATTACGATTATGTATATGGCTGAAAAACTCGATGCCGGAGATATTCTTACACAAGCGGAAGTCACAATTACCGAAGAAGATAATGTGGGAACCCTTCATGATAAATTAAGCAAAGCCGGCACGGACCTTCTTTCTGAAACCCTCCCGCTGCTTCTTGAAGGAAACTTGAAGCCGGTCAGACAGGATGATTCAAAGGCAACATTCGCATCGAATATTAAGCGTGAGCAGGAATTGATCGACTGGAGCAAAACAGGGGAAGAAATATACAACCACATACGCGGTCTGAATCCTTGGCCGGTGGCTTTTACCTTCCTGCAAGGCCAGACACTCAAGGTCTGGCGCGGAGAAAAAGTGAAGAGTACCAATCCTTCTGATCCAGGAACGGTGATTGGGGTGGATTCCGACGGATTCGTCGTTGCAACAGGAAATGGAACGGCCATTAAAGTTGTGGAACTCCAGCCTTCCGGCAAGAAAAAAATGAGCGGGGAAGACTTTTTGCGCGGAAGCCAAATCGCACCCGGAACGAAGCTTGGTGAATAA
- the rsmB gene encoding 16S rRNA (cytosine(967)-C(5))-methyltransferase RsmB, with product MKTANVRELTVDALLAIEKNQAYSNLLLNQLIQKGNLPPKDVSLFTELVYGTLQRKMTLDYYLEPFTAKAKKMELWVKILLRISLYQMEYLDRIPERAIFFEAVEISKRKGHKGIAGFVNGVLRSIQREGIPSLDEIKDPAERLAIETSHPVWLVKKWAEQYGIDDTRKICEIHLKPPAASARVNRMHMTVQEAVESLNEESIEAAEGVLSEDAVILQKGSVSKSSLFKTGKLSIQDESSMLTARAVNPERNEVVLDACAAPGGKSMHMAELMEGTGEVVSLDLHKHKVKLIEEQAGRIGLANISAQVMDARKAPELLDGREFDRILVDAPCSGFGVIRRKPDIKYAKNAEDVNKLSAIQRELLDSVSRLLKKGGTLVYSTCTIDKEENEEVVADFLESHPEFEEDHSLKQFLPEKVHPYISGGKLQILPHYFETDGFFITRLKKKV from the coding sequence ATGAAGACAGCAAATGTAAGAGAACTGACAGTGGACGCCTTATTGGCAATTGAAAAAAATCAGGCATACAGCAACCTGCTGCTTAATCAATTGATACAAAAAGGCAATCTGCCGCCAAAAGACGTTTCCTTATTTACGGAACTTGTATACGGAACGCTTCAGAGAAAAATGACGCTGGATTACTATTTAGAGCCGTTTACGGCAAAAGCGAAAAAAATGGAATTATGGGTTAAAATCCTTTTAAGAATTTCTCTTTACCAAATGGAGTATCTTGACCGTATTCCGGAAAGAGCAATCTTCTTTGAAGCAGTGGAAATTTCCAAGAGAAAAGGCCATAAAGGAATCGCGGGATTTGTTAACGGTGTACTAAGGTCGATTCAAAGAGAAGGCATCCCTTCACTGGACGAAATAAAAGATCCTGCGGAGCGTCTTGCCATTGAAACGAGTCATCCCGTATGGCTCGTGAAAAAATGGGCGGAACAGTATGGGATCGATGATACGAGAAAAATATGTGAAATTCATCTGAAGCCGCCGGCGGCATCTGCCCGTGTAAACCGGATGCACATGACGGTTCAGGAAGCAGTTGAGAGCCTGAATGAAGAATCCATTGAAGCTGCAGAAGGCGTCCTGTCGGAGGATGCGGTGATTCTTCAAAAAGGAAGCGTCTCAAAAAGCAGCCTCTTTAAAACAGGGAAACTTTCCATCCAGGACGAGAGCTCCATGCTGACAGCAAGAGCTGTAAATCCAGAGAGAAATGAAGTTGTCCTGGATGCCTGTGCAGCTCCCGGCGGAAAATCCATGCATATGGCAGAACTGATGGAGGGAACAGGCGAGGTTGTTTCTCTTGATCTCCACAAGCATAAGGTGAAATTAATTGAGGAGCAGGCGGGACGGATCGGTCTTGCCAACATTTCCGCACAAGTCATGGATGCAAGAAAGGCTCCGGAGCTATTGGACGGCCGGGAATTTGATCGAATCCTTGTGGATGCTCCTTGCTCCGGCTTCGGCGTGATCCGCAGGAAACCTGATATAAAATATGCAAAAAATGCCGAAGATGTAAATAAACTTTCCGCTATCCAAAGGGAACTTCTGGATTCGGTTTCGCGTTTGCTTAAAAAAGGTGGTACACTTGTCTATAGTACTTGTACGATTGACAAGGAAGAAAACGAAGAAGTTGTTGCAGATTTTCTTGAGTCCCATCCTGAATTTGAAGAGGACCATTCCTTAAAACAGTTCCTTCCAGAGAAGGTTCACCCATATATCAGCGGCGGAAAACTTCAGATTCTCCCGCATTATTTTGAGACAGACGGATTTTTCATCACAAGATTAAAAAAGAAGGTGTAA
- the rlmN gene encoding 23S rRNA (adenine(2503)-C(2))-methyltransferase RlmN, translating to MNKTAAVQGKKALTASKPSIYSLELHEFKTWLEENGEKAFRAQQIFDWLYIKRVTSFEEMSNLSKELRQKLEGTFTLTTLKTLIQQTSGDGTMKFLFELHDGSSIETVLMKHEYGNSICVTTQVGCRIGCTFCASTLGGLKRNLEAGEIVAQVVKVQKALDELGERVSSVVIMGIGEPFDNYDAMMSFLKIINHDKGLNIGARHITVSTSGIIPKIYKFADEQMQINFAISLHAPNNEIRSRLMPINKAYKLPDLMESVRYYVNKTGRRISFEYGLFGGVNDQVEHAEELADLIKGVKCHVNLIPVNYVPERDYVRTPKDQIFAFEKALKDRGVNVTIRREQGSDIDAACGQLRAKERKQETR from the coding sequence TTGAATAAAACAGCAGCAGTACAAGGCAAAAAGGCTCTTACAGCTTCCAAGCCATCCATTTACTCCCTTGAACTACACGAATTTAAGACATGGTTAGAGGAGAACGGCGAAAAAGCATTCCGTGCACAGCAAATCTTCGATTGGCTTTATATAAAACGGGTGACATCGTTTGAAGAAATGTCTAATTTATCCAAAGAGCTCCGCCAGAAGCTTGAAGGAACCTTTACTCTAACCACTTTAAAAACACTGATCCAGCAAACGTCAGGCGACGGAACGATGAAATTCCTTTTTGAACTTCATGACGGATCTTCTATTGAAACGGTTCTGATGAAGCATGAATACGGAAATTCCATCTGTGTAACGACACAGGTCGGCTGCCGGATCGGCTGCACATTTTGCGCGTCTACACTCGGCGGGCTAAAAAGAAACCTGGAAGCAGGAGAAATCGTTGCCCAAGTCGTAAAAGTACAGAAGGCTCTGGACGAACTTGGCGAACGTGTAAGCTCTGTGGTCATTATGGGAATCGGTGAGCCGTTCGACAATTATGATGCGATGATGTCTTTCCTTAAAATCATCAATCACGATAAGGGTCTGAATATTGGTGCCCGCCACATCACGGTTTCAACAAGCGGCATCATCCCGAAAATCTACAAATTTGCGGATGAACAGATGCAAATTAACTTTGCCATCTCCCTGCATGCTCCGAATAATGAAATCAGAAGCCGCCTGATGCCGATCAATAAAGCATACAAGCTTCCTGATTTAATGGAATCAGTCCGCTACTATGTCAATAAAACAGGCCGCCGCATTTCATTTGAATACGGTTTGTTCGGCGGAGTAAATGACCAGGTGGAACACGCAGAAGAACTTGCAGATTTAATTAAAGGCGTTAAGTGCCATGTGAACTTGATTCCGGTAAATTATGTTCCGGAGCGGGATTATGTGCGCACACCGAAAGACCAGATTTTTGCGTTTGAAAAAGCTTTGAAAGACCGTGGAGTAAACGTAACAATCCGACGCGAGCAAGGTTCAGATATCGATGCGGCGTGCGGTCAGCTAAGGGCTAAGGAGCGCAAACAAGAGACGAGGTGA
- a CDS encoding Stp1/IreP family PP2C-type Ser/Thr phosphatase: METAFRSDIGKVRSHNEDCTGVFFNREQTAFAVVADGMGGHLAGDVASSMAVSAFRKLWEDSEGITTPEIAEKWLKSKIEEVNLLLFDHARKNPECSGMGTTFVGAICTRTFATVGHIGDSRCYLLNANGFNQITEDHSLVNELVRSGEITKEDAEHHPRKNVLMRAMGTELSVQVEMKSFCTDEGDALLLCSDGLSNKVSEEEMQYILSADFSLQQSAEKLIELANLNGGEDNISVAMVLMPSGDGEGDGSC; the protein is encoded by the coding sequence TTGGAAACTGCTTTTCGATCGGACATTGGAAAGGTCCGGTCTCATAATGAGGATTGTACGGGCGTTTTTTTTAACAGGGAACAAACGGCATTTGCTGTTGTAGCAGACGGAATGGGAGGCCATCTGGCGGGCGATGTAGCGAGCTCGATGGCCGTTTCCGCCTTCCGTAAATTGTGGGAAGATTCTGAAGGGATTACCACGCCTGAAATCGCAGAGAAGTGGCTGAAAAGCAAAATAGAAGAGGTCAACCTGCTTTTATTTGACCATGCCAGGAAAAATCCGGAGTGCAGCGGCATGGGGACGACATTTGTCGGAGCAATCTGCACCCGTACATTTGCGACTGTCGGCCATATTGGAGACAGCCGCTGCTATTTGCTGAATGCAAATGGCTTTAACCAGATTACAGAAGATCATTCTCTAGTTAATGAACTTGTCCGTTCGGGAGAAATTACAAAAGAAGATGCCGAGCATCATCCCCGTAAAAATGTCCTGATGAGAGCAATGGGGACAGAACTGTCCGTTCAGGTAGAAATGAAGTCGTTTTGCACGGATGAAGGGGATGCCCTTCTATTATGCTCTGATGGTTTATCCAATAAAGTAAGCGAAGAGGAAATGCAGTACATTCTCTCAGCAGACTTCTCTCTTCAGCAGTCTGCTGAAAAATTAATTGAGCTTGCGAACTTAAATGGCGGAGAAGATAATATCTCGGTTGCCATGGTCCTTATGCCTTCCGGGGATGGGGAAGGTGATGGCAGTTGCTAA
- the pknB gene encoding Stk1 family PASTA domain-containing Ser/Thr kinase yields MLIGKRISGRYRILEVIGGGGMANVYLAQDVILERKVAVKVLRFDFANDEDFIRRFRREAQSTTSLDHPNIVSIFDVGEENGIYYIVMEYVAGTTLKQYIQNHAPLHPAEALDIMVQIVSAIAHAHENLIVHRDIKPHNILLDHDGRVKVTDFGIAMALSSATITHTNSVLGSVHYLSPEQARGGLATKKSDLYSLGIVLYEMLTGRVPYDGESAVSIALKHLQSETPQPERWNPSIPQSMSNIIIKAMAKDPFHRYNSAEEMEEDLKTALNADRLYEKKYEIPADDEATKAIPVITDGYLKGDKDATHPYSAPAQAANELPKADDPKKKKKKKSKFAVFIITLFIILLAAGVSAVTILPSLFLPDDVSVPDVSGEEYGDAVNKLSDAGFKVTERSMTSDEVPENYVVKTDPEKGNMAKKGSLVTIYQSTGKKTAELEEVLGRDIQTAKELLERKGYKNVTIEEINDEEEAGLVIDQEPSAGTEVIPSEDEVTLTVSKGPEELTMEDLNGFTRDYVKLYAKQNGIILSEKEEYSDTVPEGKIISQNPGAGEKLKPGDTLEAVFSLGKEQQEIATVSKEIDIPYEPSVPDEEQEVQILINDAERSFSAPFETFKMKGPEKRTIEFKIAPGQNAYYQVTVNSRIVKSETVPYPE; encoded by the coding sequence TTGCTAATCGGAAAGCGAATCAGCGGCCGCTACCGCATCTTAGAAGTGATTGGCGGAGGCGGGATGGCAAACGTCTACCTTGCTCAGGACGTCATTCTTGAGAGAAAAGTAGCCGTTAAAGTACTGAGATTTGATTTTGCCAATGATGAAGACTTCATTCGGAGATTCCGGAGAGAGGCACAGTCAACGACGAGCCTCGATCATCCGAACATTGTCAGCATCTTTGATGTAGGAGAAGAAAATGGAATCTATTATATCGTCATGGAATATGTGGCGGGTACGACACTAAAGCAGTACATACAAAATCACGCGCCTCTCCATCCGGCAGAGGCACTTGATATCATGGTCCAGATTGTATCAGCCATTGCCCATGCCCATGAAAATTTAATTGTGCACCGGGATATTAAGCCGCATAATATTCTGCTTGACCATGATGGAAGGGTGAAAGTAACGGATTTCGGAATTGCGATGGCGCTAAGTTCGGCGACGATTACCCATACGAATTCCGTTCTCGGTTCTGTTCACTATCTGTCCCCTGAGCAGGCACGCGGAGGGCTGGCGACAAAAAAATCAGATTTATACTCACTGGGCATCGTTCTCTATGAAATGCTGACCGGGAGAGTGCCATACGACGGGGAATCAGCTGTTTCCATCGCGTTAAAGCATTTGCAGTCTGAAACCCCTCAGCCTGAACGCTGGAATCCATCTATCCCGCAAAGTATGAGCAACATCATCATTAAAGCGATGGCAAAGGATCCCTTTCACCGCTATAATTCTGCAGAAGAAATGGAAGAAGACTTGAAGACAGCGCTGAATGCAGACAGGCTCTATGAAAAAAAATATGAAATTCCCGCCGATGATGAAGCGACGAAGGCCATTCCGGTCATTACCGACGGCTATTTAAAGGGAGACAAGGACGCCACTCATCCATATTCGGCACCTGCACAAGCAGCCAATGAACTCCCAAAAGCGGATGATCCTAAAAAGAAAAAGAAGAAAAAAAGCAAATTTGCTGTATTTATTATCACTTTATTTATTATTCTTCTTGCAGCCGGTGTCAGTGCTGTCACTATTTTGCCGTCCCTTTTTCTTCCGGATGATGTTTCTGTGCCGGATGTATCCGGGGAAGAATACGGTGATGCGGTGAATAAGCTGAGCGATGCGGGTTTCAAGGTTACAGAACGGTCGATGACAAGTGATGAAGTACCCGAAAACTATGTTGTCAAAACGGATCCCGAAAAAGGAAACATGGCGAAGAAAGGTTCGCTCGTAACCATCTATCAAAGCACCGGAAAAAAAACAGCGGAACTTGAAGAGGTGCTTGGCCGTGATATTCAGACCGCAAAGGAATTGCTGGAGCGCAAAGGGTACAAAAATGTGACGATCGAGGAAATCAATGATGAGGAAGAAGCAGGGCTTGTGATTGATCAGGAGCCTTCAGCCGGAACAGAAGTCATCCCGTCAGAAGATGAGGTCACACTGACTGTATCAAAGGGTCCTGAAGAATTGACAATGGAAGATTTAAATGGTTTCACAAGAGATTATGTGAAACTTTATGCAAAGCAAAACGGGATCATTCTGAGTGAAAAGGAAGAGTATTCGGATACCGTTCCTGAAGGCAAAATTATTTCGCAGAATCCCGGGGCTGGAGAAAAATTAAAGCCGGGAGACACGCTTGAGGCTGTCTTCTCCCTAGGAAAAGAACAGCAGGAAATAGCCACTGTATCCAAAGAAATTGATATCCCATACGAGCCTTCCGTTCCTGATGAAGAACAGGAAGTCCAAATTTTAATCAATGATGCAGAACGGTCTTTCTCCGCTCCATTTGAAACGTTTAAAATGAAAGGTCCGGAAAAGCGTACCATTGAGTTTAAAATAGCGCCCGGCCAAAACGCCTACTATCAAGTTACGGTAAACAGCCGGATTGTAAAGAGTGAAACGGTGCCTTATCCAGAATAA
- the rsgA gene encoding ribosome small subunit-dependent GTPase A, with product MPEGKIVKALAGFYYVLDGERFVQCRGRGLFRKNKVTPLVGDEVVYQADNDLEGTIVEVLPRKNELIRPPISNVDQAILVFSAIEPVFSTLLLDRFLVLVEANSIEPVICISKTDLIESPELKEEILSYAADYKEAGYQVFQTSTENMDGISSLGPLFEDKISVFAGQSGVGKSSLLNAIKPDLALKTDGISSHLGRGKHTTRHVELIAIDNGLVADTPGFSSLDFTDIEAQDLSQCFPEMRERAQDCKFRGCTHVSEPKCAVKDAVESGTIKAYRYEHYLSFLDEIKDRKPRY from the coding sequence ATGCCGGAAGGAAAGATTGTGAAAGCTTTAGCCGGTTTTTATTATGTATTGGACGGTGAACGTTTCGTCCAATGCAGAGGAAGAGGCCTATTCAGAAAAAATAAAGTGACACCGCTTGTCGGCGATGAAGTCGTTTATCAGGCGGATAACGATTTAGAGGGAACCATTGTTGAGGTATTGCCGAGAAAAAACGAGCTGATCAGGCCGCCCATATCAAATGTGGATCAGGCCATTCTTGTTTTTTCTGCCATTGAGCCTGTTTTCAGCACGCTCCTTCTCGATCGGTTCTTAGTCTTAGTTGAAGCCAATTCCATTGAACCGGTCATTTGCATAAGCAAGACAGATTTAATTGAAAGTCCGGAACTGAAAGAAGAAATACTCTCTTATGCTGCCGATTACAAAGAGGCGGGATATCAGGTGTTTCAAACGTCTACAGAAAATATGGATGGGATCTCCTCATTAGGTCCGCTGTTTGAGGATAAAATATCGGTATTTGCCGGACAGTCAGGAGTAGGGAAGTCTTCTCTGCTGAATGCCATTAAACCAGACCTCGCTTTAAAAACGGACGGTATTTCAAGCCACCTTGGGCGGGGAAAGCATACGACAAGACACGTTGAACTCATTGCGATTGATAATGGTCTTGTTGCCGATACCCCGGGCTTCAGTTCGCTCGATTTTACGGATATAGAGGCACAGGATCTGAGCCAATGCTTCCCTGAAATGAGGGAGAGAGCACAGGACTGTAAGTTCAGAGGCTGCACGCATGTATCCGAGCCGAAATGCGCAGTTAAGGATGCAGTTGAGAGCGGGACGATCAAGGCGTACCGCTATGAGCACTATTTAAGCTTTTTGGATGAAATTAAAGATAGAAAGCCGAGGTACTAG
- the rpe gene encoding ribulose-phosphate 3-epimerase yields the protein MVTIAPSILSADFSRLKEEIEDVERAGADWIHIDVMDGHFVPNITIGPLIVKAVRPVTKLPLDVHLMIDNPDTYIDEFAEAGADLISVHAEACTHLHRTIQHIKSKGVKAGAVLNPHTPLSVLDYVLPHLDYVLLMTVNPGFGGQSFIPEMLGKISELSAKIKEAGLSTLIQIDGGVSEKNAAECVHAGAQVLVAGSAIYGKPDREKAIKEIRDAV from the coding sequence ATGGTTACCATTGCTCCATCTATATTATCTGCGGATTTTTCAAGACTTAAAGAAGAGATCGAAGATGTAGAGCGGGCAGGTGCGGATTGGATTCATATAGATGTAATGGATGGCCATTTCGTCCCGAATATTACAATCGGTCCTCTTATCGTTAAGGCCGTTCGCCCTGTCACGAAGCTTCCGCTGGATGTTCATTTAATGATTGATAACCCTGATACCTATATTGATGAATTTGCAGAGGCCGGGGCAGATCTTATTTCTGTGCATGCTGAAGCATGTACCCATCTGCACAGGACGATTCAGCACATTAAATCAAAGGGTGTGAAAGCCGGAGCAGTTTTGAATCCTCATACTCCGCTGAGCGTCCTTGACTATGTATTGCCGCATTTAGACTATGTTCTTTTAATGACGGTTAATCCAGGGTTTGGCGGACAGTCTTTCATCCCTGAGATGCTGGGTAAAATAAGTGAATTATCGGCTAAAATTAAAGAAGCCGGCCTTTCTACCCTTATTCAGATAGATGGAGGCGTAAGTGAAAAAAACGCAGCTGAGTGTGTTCATGCCGGTGCTCAAGTATTAGTTGCAGGTTCAGCGATTTACGGTAAACCTGACCGGGAGAAGGCCATCAAAGAGATCAGAGACGCTGTTTAA